Proteins from one Juglans microcarpa x Juglans regia isolate MS1-56 chromosome 6S, Jm3101_v1.0, whole genome shotgun sequence genomic window:
- the LOC121237399 gene encoding protein RICE SALT SENSITIVE 3-like isoform X2 → MVGSGASDRSKEAVGMMALHEALRSVCLNSDWTYSVFWTIRPRPRVRGGNGCKVGDDNGSLMLMWEDGFCRGRVGDCLEEIDGEDPVRRAFSKMSIQLYNYGEGLMGKVASDKCHKWVFKEPTDCEPNISNYWQSSFDALPSEWTDQFESGIQIAEDLHFVLRMRHRFESLGYQSGFYLSQLFSSNRNTSCTSSLPLKQSPMPIRPPAPLFNWGQRPLPSATSMLSSPNFPNSARLGFPDETHMFLLPHSSETRIEDMAGEHENDIKWPNGLSFFNALTGRAEDAKLLFNPESLGNKLDQNPNPNSDASNMHNGGGANPNEFLSLDSHPGSASKMENKFKRSFTLPVRMASSSSSTSVDHHQQHQPVEYRNPEAAMYTDVMETFLE, encoded by the exons atggtgGGCTCGGGAGCATCAGATAGGAGCAAAGAAGCTGTTGGGATGATGGCCCTTCATGAGGCCCTCAGAAGCGTCTGTCTCAACTCAGACTGGACTTACTCTGTCTTCTGGACTATCCGTCCTCGCCC AAGAGTCAGAGGTGGTAATGGGTGCAAGGTTGGAGACGACAACGGTAGCTT AATGTTGATGTGGGAAGATGGGTTCTGTCGAGGAAGAGTCGGGGATTGTCTTGAGGAGATCGATGGTGAAGATCCCGTCAGAAGAGCCTTCAGCAAGATGTCCATTCAGTTATATAATTATGGAGAAGG GTTGATGGGGAAGGTTGCATCTGATAAATGCCATAAATGGGTCTTCAAAGAACCAACAGACTGTGAACCAAATATATCTAACTACTGGCAGAGTTCTTTTGATGCT CTTCCTTCTGAATGGACTGATCAGTTTGAGTCAGGAATTCAG ATAGCGGAGGACCTCCATTTTGTACTAAGGATGAGGCACAGATTTGAATCTCTAGGCTACCAGTCTGGATTCTACCTCTCCCAGCTCTTTTCTTCAAACAGAAACACTTCCTGTACTTCCTCACTCCCTTTAAAGCAATCACCCATGCCAATCCGCCCTCCTGCACCACTCTTCAATTGGGGCCAAAGGCCCCTTCCATCTGCAACTTCTATGCTTTCTTCGCCCAATTTTCCAAACTCGGCCAGACTTGGATTTCCAGATGAAACCCACATGTTTCTCCTACCTCATTCATCTGAAACCCGTATTGAAGACATGGCAGGAGAGCATGAAAATGACATCAAGTGGCCAAACGGACTGTCTTTCTTCAATGCTCTCACTGGACGTGCTGAAGATGCCAAGTTGTTGTTTAATCCGGAAAGCTTAGGAAACAAACTGGATCAGAATCCAAACCCAAATTCGGATGCGTCAAATATGCATAATGGCGGTGGAGCAAACCCCAATGAGTTCTTGAGCTTGGACAGCCATCCGGGGAGTGCAAGTAAGATGGAAAACAAATTTAAGAGGAGCTTTACTTTACCGGTTAGAATGGCATCATCCTCTTCGTCCACATCTGTTGATCATCACCAGCAGCACCAACCTGTGGAGTACAGGAATCCCGAAGCGGCTATGTACACGGATGTTATGGAGACCTTCTTGGAGTGA
- the LOC121237399 gene encoding protein RICE SALT SENSITIVE 3-like isoform X3 — MGKVASDKCHKWVFKEPTDCEPNISNYWQSSFDALPSEWTDQFESGIQTIAVIQAGHGLLQLGSCKIIAEDLHFVLRMRHRFESLGYQSGFYLSQLFSSNRNTSCTSSLPLKQSPMPIRPPAPLFNWGQRPLPSATSMLSSPNFPNSARLGFPDETHMFLLPHSSETRIEDMAGEHENDIKWPNGLSFFNALTGRAEDAKLLFNPESLGNKLDQNPNPNSDASNMHNGGGANPNEFLSLDSHPGSASKMENKFKRSFTLPVRMASSSSSTSVDHHQQHQPVEYRNPEAAMYTDVMETFLE, encoded by the exons ATGGGGAAGGTTGCATCTGATAAATGCCATAAATGGGTCTTCAAAGAACCAACAGACTGTGAACCAAATATATCTAACTACTGGCAGAGTTCTTTTGATGCT CTTCCTTCTGAATGGACTGATCAGTTTGAGTCAGGAATTCAG ACAATAGCTGTAATTCAAGCTGGCCATGGCCTTCTACAGTTGGGTTCTTGCAAGATT ATAGCGGAGGACCTCCATTTTGTACTAAGGATGAGGCACAGATTTGAATCTCTAGGCTACCAGTCTGGATTCTACCTCTCCCAGCTCTTTTCTTCAAACAGAAACACTTCCTGTACTTCCTCACTCCCTTTAAAGCAATCACCCATGCCAATCCGCCCTCCTGCACCACTCTTCAATTGGGGCCAAAGGCCCCTTCCATCTGCAACTTCTATGCTTTCTTCGCCCAATTTTCCAAACTCGGCCAGACTTGGATTTCCAGATGAAACCCACATGTTTCTCCTACCTCATTCATCTGAAACCCGTATTGAAGACATGGCAGGAGAGCATGAAAATGACATCAAGTGGCCAAACGGACTGTCTTTCTTCAATGCTCTCACTGGACGTGCTGAAGATGCCAAGTTGTTGTTTAATCCGGAAAGCTTAGGAAACAAACTGGATCAGAATCCAAACCCAAATTCGGATGCGTCAAATATGCATAATGGCGGTGGAGCAAACCCCAATGAGTTCTTGAGCTTGGACAGCCATCCGGGGAGTGCAAGTAAGATGGAAAACAAATTTAAGAGGAGCTTTACTTTACCGGTTAGAATGGCATCATCCTCTTCGTCCACATCTGTTGATCATCACCAGCAGCACCAACCTGTGGAGTACAGGAATCCCGAAGCGGCTATGTACACGGATGTTATGGAGACCTTCTTGGAGTGA
- the LOC121237399 gene encoding protein RICE SALT SENSITIVE 3-like isoform X1 gives MVGSGASDRSKEAVGMMALHEALRSVCLNSDWTYSVFWTIRPRPRVRGGNGCKVGDDNGSLMLMWEDGFCRGRVGDCLEEIDGEDPVRRAFSKMSIQLYNYGEGLMGKVASDKCHKWVFKEPTDCEPNISNYWQSSFDALPSEWTDQFESGIQTIAVIQAGHGLLQLGSCKIIAEDLHFVLRMRHRFESLGYQSGFYLSQLFSSNRNTSCTSSLPLKQSPMPIRPPAPLFNWGQRPLPSATSMLSSPNFPNSARLGFPDETHMFLLPHSSETRIEDMAGEHENDIKWPNGLSFFNALTGRAEDAKLLFNPESLGNKLDQNPNPNSDASNMHNGGGANPNEFLSLDSHPGSASKMENKFKRSFTLPVRMASSSSSTSVDHHQQHQPVEYRNPEAAMYTDVMETFLE, from the exons atggtgGGCTCGGGAGCATCAGATAGGAGCAAAGAAGCTGTTGGGATGATGGCCCTTCATGAGGCCCTCAGAAGCGTCTGTCTCAACTCAGACTGGACTTACTCTGTCTTCTGGACTATCCGTCCTCGCCC AAGAGTCAGAGGTGGTAATGGGTGCAAGGTTGGAGACGACAACGGTAGCTT AATGTTGATGTGGGAAGATGGGTTCTGTCGAGGAAGAGTCGGGGATTGTCTTGAGGAGATCGATGGTGAAGATCCCGTCAGAAGAGCCTTCAGCAAGATGTCCATTCAGTTATATAATTATGGAGAAGG GTTGATGGGGAAGGTTGCATCTGATAAATGCCATAAATGGGTCTTCAAAGAACCAACAGACTGTGAACCAAATATATCTAACTACTGGCAGAGTTCTTTTGATGCT CTTCCTTCTGAATGGACTGATCAGTTTGAGTCAGGAATTCAG ACAATAGCTGTAATTCAAGCTGGCCATGGCCTTCTACAGTTGGGTTCTTGCAAGATT ATAGCGGAGGACCTCCATTTTGTACTAAGGATGAGGCACAGATTTGAATCTCTAGGCTACCAGTCTGGATTCTACCTCTCCCAGCTCTTTTCTTCAAACAGAAACACTTCCTGTACTTCCTCACTCCCTTTAAAGCAATCACCCATGCCAATCCGCCCTCCTGCACCACTCTTCAATTGGGGCCAAAGGCCCCTTCCATCTGCAACTTCTATGCTTTCTTCGCCCAATTTTCCAAACTCGGCCAGACTTGGATTTCCAGATGAAACCCACATGTTTCTCCTACCTCATTCATCTGAAACCCGTATTGAAGACATGGCAGGAGAGCATGAAAATGACATCAAGTGGCCAAACGGACTGTCTTTCTTCAATGCTCTCACTGGACGTGCTGAAGATGCCAAGTTGTTGTTTAATCCGGAAAGCTTAGGAAACAAACTGGATCAGAATCCAAACCCAAATTCGGATGCGTCAAATATGCATAATGGCGGTGGAGCAAACCCCAATGAGTTCTTGAGCTTGGACAGCCATCCGGGGAGTGCAAGTAAGATGGAAAACAAATTTAAGAGGAGCTTTACTTTACCGGTTAGAATGGCATCATCCTCTTCGTCCACATCTGTTGATCATCACCAGCAGCACCAACCTGTGGAGTACAGGAATCCCGAAGCGGCTATGTACACGGATGTTATGGAGACCTTCTTGGAGTGA